Proteins encoded by one window of Cloeon dipterum chromosome 4, ieCloDipt1.1, whole genome shotgun sequence:
- the LOC135941873 gene encoding BTB/POZ domain-containing protein 2-like: MEDSSRSSRDDDQSKELVSEEEREEDDDEFFILRKRLKFQDISTEFAVFDWQNHKSQWSRDTTLLLWKADGSDCTFLVGSGRHDKKEVIKCHRIVLSYASNVFASMLYGPLSGNEEVIEVPDIERDTFKLMTNFFYTDKLEPSGVDSGLALLYAAQKYLLTNLQQECYLYLMDNLRPDNILKCYEFADEIGYSNLKDTCFKVVCDSCETILCHPSFEDIKFSTLAAIANEDNLNLDSEANLIAAAFRWAEKEASRKKRNIEPLQLRNVLGSILPKFRFLTMSPDDFTERFIHVNYFTLEEKNSLLVNIISRDKLPMPRGFSESDKTRKAKFLKKPKFCFFDGITNAPTGEMLFHSSDCDLNRLECVIKFSCDKGVRLIGVSLPERVSGNDKVIYDWDNDDEFYMEDVEIVIHAENHHLLHQEVYKEKVQRPGINRFNFSHPIVIDAGKVYKMSVTFNESGCYTNSEQMCEVYQGYDISLRNTATSKRLQLVKALHYSLF, encoded by the exons ATGGAGGACAGCTCACGAAGTTCGAGGGACGATGACCAATCAAAAGAGCTCGTGTCGGAGGAGGAACGAGAAGAGGATGATGACGAGTTCTTTATCTTGAGGAAGAGGTTGAAATTTCAG GACATATCAACTGAATTTGCGGTCTTTGACTGGCAAAATCACAAGTCGCAGTGGTCCAGGGATACTACGTTGCTACTGTGGAAGGCTGATGGATCAGATTGCACATTCCTCGTCGGCAGTGGCAGACACGACAAAAAAGAG GTAATAAAATGCCACCGAATAGTGCTATCGTATGCCAGCAACGTTTTTGCCTCCATGCTGTACGGACCGCTTTCTGGAAACGAAGAGGTCATAGAGGTGCCAGACATTGAACGAGACACCTTCAAACTAATGACTAA TTTCTTTTACACTGATAAACTAGAGCCATCCGGAGTAGACTCTGGACTCGCCCTCCTCTACGCTGCTCAAAAGTACCTGCTTACCAACCTGCAGCAGGAATGTTACCTGTACCTGATGGACAATCTCCGGCCAGATAACATTCTCAAGTGCTACGAGTTTGCAGACGAAATCGGCTACAGCAACCTGAAAGACACTTGTTTCAAG GTCGTTTGCGACAGCTGCGAGACAATTTTGTGCCATCCCTCGTTCGAGGACATCAAGTTCTCTACCCTGGCGGCCATCGCCAATGAGGACAACCTCAACCTGGACAGCGAGGCTAATTTAATTGCGGCGGCGTTCCGCTGGGCCGAGAAGGAGGCGAGCCGCAAGAAGAGGAACATCGAGCCGCTGCAGCTGCGCAACGTGCTCGGCTCCATCCTGCCGAAGTTCCGCTTTCTCACCATGAGTCCGGACGACTTCACCGAGCGCTTCATTCACGTCAACTACTTCACGCTGGAGGAGAAGAACTCACTTCTAGTCAACATAATTAGCAGGGACAAACTGCCCATGCCGAGGGGCTTCTCGGAGAGCGACAAGACGCGCAAGGCCAAGTTCTTGAAAAAGCCaaagttttgcttttttgacgGCATCACAAACGCGCCGACGGGCGAGATGCTCTTCCACAGCTCGGACTGCGACTTGAACAGACTCGAGTGCGTCATCAAGTTCTCGTGTGACAAAGGCGTGCGTCTGATCGGCGTCTCCCTGCCTGAGAGAGTGTCTGGCAACGACAAAGTCATTTACGACTGGGACAACGACGACGAGTTCTACATGGAGGACGTGGAAATTGTAATTCATGCTGAAAACCACCATTTGCTGCACCAAGAGGTGTACAAAGAGAAGGTCCAGCGTCCTGGAATCAACAG ATTCAACTTTAGTCATCCAATTGTGATTGATGCCGGAAAGGTGTACAAAATGAGCGTGACTTTCAACGAGAGCGGATGCTACACCAACTCGGAGCAAATGTGCGAAGTGTACCAGGGCTATGACATTTCCTTAAGGAACACGGCGACCAGCAAGAGGCTGCAGCTCGTCAAGGCATTGCACTATTCCTTGTTTTAA